CATTATCGAGGCCATGCAGAGTCGGGAGCGCTTGACGATCCGGCTGAGCGACCGCTGAAGCGGGGATTCAAATCCACGTGCCATCCGGGATGACCGAGCCTTTCGGGATCACCACGATCCCTTCGCGCAGGCAGAAATTGGATCCATCGACGTGATCAGGTTTCCCATCGGGGGTGATGACGACGTCGTTGCCAATGCGGACGTTTTTATCAATGATCGCTCGCTCGATCCGGCAGTTGTTCCCGATGCCGAGGGGTGGGTTGTGGTCACTCGCAGGCAGTTCGCTGTCGAATCGATCCGCCCCCATCATGACGACGTCTTTCAGGCTGGTGCCAGCGCCGATGATGGACCGGATGCCAATGATGCAGCGGTTCAAGATGGCACCCGAGAGGACGCAGCCGTCGGAGACAATGGCGTGGTTGATCTGCGCGGAGTTGATCTTGCTGGCCGGGAGAAAGCGAGCGTGGGTGTAGACCTGCCCTCTCGGATCGAAGAAATTGAAGCTGGGAACGTCGGCGGCCAGGTCGAGGTTGGCCTCGAAGAATGAGCGAATGGTGCCGATGTCTTCCCAGTAGCCCTTGAAGACATAGCTCTGGACTTTGTAGTCTTGAATGGCTTGGGGAATGATGTGTTTTCCGAAGTCGGTCAGATCATTGTGAAGGACTTCTTCGAGTGCCTTTCGCTTGAAGAGATAGATCCCCATCGAGGCGAGGTAACGTTCTTCGGTCGGGTCGAGTTCGTGCTCTTT
The sequence above is a segment of the Verrucomicrobiota bacterium genome. Coding sequences within it:
- a CDS encoding glucose-1-phosphate adenylyltransferase, whose amino-acid sequence is MIDLAHAADKTIAVVMGGGAGTRLHPLTAERSKPAVPLAGKYRLVDIPISNCLNSGLRRIYVLTQFNSLSLHQHITETYKFDSFHYTPSFVQILAAEQTPTTSSWYEGTADAVRKNMTHYEEQDYEYALILSGDQLYNLDYRSVMTAHLQSEADITIATLPVSRQEAPGFGIMETDAEGGITSFVEKPSEEAVLEKLRLTEASLKEHELDPTEERYLASMGIYLFKRKALEEVLHNDLTDFGKHIIPQAIQDYKVQSYVFKGYWEDIGTIRSFFEANLDLAADVPSFNFFDPRGQVYTHARFLPASKINSAQINHAIVSDGCVLSGAILNRCIIGIRSIIGAGTSLKDVVMMGADRFDSELPASDHNPPLGIGNNCRIERAIIDKNVRIGNDVVITPDGKPDHVDGSNFCLREGIVVIPKGSVIPDGTWI